Proteins from one Paraburkholderia acidisoli genomic window:
- a CDS encoding OsmC family protein, with amino-acid sequence MQKTASAKWHGGIKDGSGAISTQTGVLRDAPYGFASRFEGGPGTNPEELIGAAHAGCFTMAFSLFLTQAGFKPESIETKSTVTLDKVGEGFAITACQLDMSAKIPGIDQAKFEELSTAAKENCPVSKLFANNAKITLNAKLEA; translated from the coding sequence ATGCAAAAGACGGCATCGGCAAAATGGCACGGCGGGATCAAGGACGGCTCGGGCGCGATTTCCACGCAAACCGGCGTGCTGCGCGATGCGCCCTATGGTTTCGCGTCGCGCTTCGAAGGCGGCCCCGGCACGAATCCCGAAGAACTGATCGGCGCCGCGCACGCCGGCTGCTTCACGATGGCGTTCTCGCTCTTCCTCACCCAGGCGGGTTTCAAGCCGGAGAGCATCGAAACGAAGTCGACGGTCACGCTCGACAAGGTCGGCGAGGGTTTCGCGATCACGGCGTGCCAGCTCGACATGAGCGCGAAGATTCCGGGTATCGACCAGGCGAAGTTCGAGGAGCTTTCGACGGCGGCGAAAGAAAATTGCCCGGTGTCCAAATTGTTCGCCAATAACGCGAAAATCACGTTGAACGCGAAACTCGAAGCGTAA
- a CDS encoding c-type cytochrome — MSDERLFSFRNVWFRASVGATVLTFVVSVLIGFVWLPSVQKDAQFQGIWNAICSAAGVPNRWHASETSVVPAYKISTVELAPHMLDGATNLSIGRGATLSLRCTMCHGPRGLSMANSPNLAGQYATAVYKELHDFQTGARQNAVMSPMARDLSDQDMRDLAAYYASIPPIARVRGNAPAIVAVGAPMRNIPACGACHGGVDSKVGSPWLDGLPAPYTAAQLEAFANGTRHNDISEQMRNIARNMTPEEIDAAAAWYAGQPAH, encoded by the coding sequence ATGAGCGACGAACGCCTGTTCTCGTTTCGCAACGTGTGGTTTCGCGCGAGCGTGGGCGCGACGGTGCTCACGTTTGTGGTCTCGGTGTTGATCGGCTTCGTGTGGCTGCCCTCGGTGCAAAAAGATGCGCAATTTCAGGGCATCTGGAACGCGATCTGCAGTGCCGCGGGCGTGCCGAACCGTTGGCATGCGAGCGAAACGTCGGTGGTACCCGCGTACAAGATCAGCACGGTCGAACTCGCGCCGCATATGCTCGACGGCGCGACCAACCTTTCGATCGGGCGCGGCGCCACGCTCTCGCTACGCTGCACGATGTGCCACGGCCCACGCGGCTTGAGCATGGCGAATTCGCCGAATCTCGCGGGCCAGTACGCAACGGCCGTGTACAAGGAATTGCACGACTTTCAAACGGGCGCGCGCCAGAACGCCGTGATGTCGCCCATGGCACGCGATCTCTCCGATCAGGACATGCGCGATCTGGCGGCCTATTACGCGTCGATTCCGCCCATCGCGCGCGTACGCGGCAACGCGCCCGCCATCGTGGCGGTGGGTGCGCCAATGCGCAACATTCCCGCGTGCGGCGCGTGCCACGGCGGCGTGGACAGCAAGGTCGGCAGCCCGTGGCTCGACGGTTTGCCCGCGCCTTACACCGCGGCACAACTCGAGGCGTTCGCGAATGGCACGCGCCACAACGACATTTCCGAGCAGATGCGCAACATCGCCCGCAACATGACGCCCGAGGAAATCGACGCGGCCGCCGCGTGGTACGCCGGACAGCCTGCGCACTGA
- a CDS encoding b(o/a)3-type cytochrome-c oxidase subunit 1 — protein sequence MLNNKRLVLAHFWLAFILFGVALLLGAWQMLVRSPLHPMLKNPELYYRSVTEHGTVMGYAFPTLIAMGFGYAVTELALKRPLVGVRWAWLGFILLALGGVTASVPVALGLASVLYTFYPPMIGNVFYYIGVVFVVVGSWIWVALMGVNLAAWKRDNRGKPVPLAMFATTAGAYLWGWTAVGAAIEVLFMILPVALGLRSTIDAGLARVFFSWTLHAIVYFWLMPAYIAYYTIVPRAIGGRLYSDSMARISFILFLVVAMPIGLHHLFTDPQVGSGFKFVQSVFTALVSVPTLLTVFTICASVEIAGRLRGGKGPFGWIARLPWHNPQMLAVAFSFVMLGFGGAGGLINMSYQLDQPVHNTQWVTGHFHLIFGGAIVIMYFAIAYDLWPQLTGRALANWRLMRWQLWLWFIGMIVLTFPWHVVGLLGMPRRMSYYDYTDPALASWGPYVTLSAIGGFILVISAILFFVVLLQGHRAAVVKPDEYRFSTPVHESPTLPVALNSFGLWIVLMIALTIANYGYPIAQLLATPDTAVPAIPIGAQR from the coding sequence GTGTTAAATAACAAGCGACTCGTACTCGCCCACTTCTGGCTCGCGTTCATCCTGTTCGGTGTCGCGCTGCTGCTCGGCGCGTGGCAGATGCTCGTGCGGAGTCCTTTGCATCCCATGCTCAAGAACCCCGAGCTGTATTACCGCTCCGTGACCGAGCACGGCACGGTCATGGGCTATGCATTTCCCACGCTCATTGCCATGGGCTTCGGCTACGCCGTGACCGAACTCGCGTTGAAGCGGCCGCTCGTGGGCGTGCGCTGGGCGTGGCTCGGCTTCATCCTGCTCGCGCTCGGCGGCGTGACGGCTTCGGTGCCGGTCGCGCTCGGTCTCGCTTCGGTGCTGTACACCTTTTATCCGCCGATGATCGGCAACGTGTTCTATTACATCGGCGTGGTGTTCGTGGTGGTGGGCTCGTGGATCTGGGTTGCGCTGATGGGCGTCAATCTCGCCGCGTGGAAGCGCGACAACCGCGGCAAGCCCGTGCCGCTCGCGATGTTCGCGACCACGGCGGGCGCGTATCTGTGGGGATGGACGGCCGTGGGCGCCGCCATCGAAGTGCTGTTCATGATCTTGCCCGTCGCGCTCGGTTTGCGCAGCACCATCGACGCGGGCCTCGCGCGCGTGTTCTTCTCGTGGACGCTGCACGCGATCGTCTACTTCTGGCTGATGCCCGCGTATATCGCTTATTACACGATCGTGCCGCGCGCGATTGGCGGGCGCCTCTACAGCGATTCGATGGCGCGCATCTCCTTCATCCTGTTTCTCGTGGTGGCCATGCCGATCGGCCTGCATCATCTCTTCACCGACCCGCAGGTGGGCTCGGGCTTCAAGTTCGTGCAGTCGGTCTTCACGGCGCTGGTTTCGGTGCCCACGCTGCTCACCGTGTTCACCATCTGCGCCTCGGTGGAGATCGCCGGGCGGCTGCGCGGCGGCAAGGGTCCGTTCGGCTGGATCGCCAGGCTACCGTGGCACAACCCGCAAATGCTCGCGGTCGCGTTCTCGTTCGTCATGCTCGGCTTCGGCGGCGCGGGCGGCCTCATCAACATGAGCTATCAGCTCGATCAGCCCGTGCACAACACGCAATGGGTCACGGGCCACTTTCATCTGATCTTCGGCGGCGCCATCGTCATCATGTACTTCGCGATCGCCTACGATCTCTGGCCGCAACTCACGGGCCGCGCGCTCGCGAACTGGCGGCTCATGCGCTGGCAGTTGTGGCTGTGGTTCATCGGCATGATCGTACTGACGTTCCCCTGGCATGTGGTGGGTCTGCTCGGCATGCCGCGCCGCATGTCCTACTACGATTACACCGACCCCGCGCTCGCGAGCTGGGGGCCGTATGTGACGCTCTCCGCGATCGGCGGCTTCATTCTCGTGATCTCGGCGATCCTGTTCTTCGTCGTGCTGCTGCAAGGCCATCGCGCGGCGGTCGTGAAGCCCGACGAATATCGCTTCAGCACGCCCGTGCACGAGTCGCCCACGCTGCCCGTCGCGCTCAACAGCTTCGGCTTGTGGATCGTGCTGATGATTGCCCTCACGATCGCCAATTACGGTTACCCGATCGCGCAACTGCTCGCGACGCCCGACACCGCGGTGCCCGCGATCCCGATTGGAGCGCAGCGATGA
- a CDS encoding cupredoxin domain-containing protein, whose translation MSNPLDNHASAEIAARVERRWAIFMVLLVLVLVAMVVFTGLHWAMMPPSRVETVDPETLHVSGEFVESNLGSAVETDGSVTVRVVAQQYSFTPQCIVVPANTPITFRATSADVIHGFLITDTNLNSMVEPGYVSTFRTTFDKPADHTMPCHEYCGTGHQGMWAHVKVVDRDTFMQMASQSGNAARRLSCVK comes from the coding sequence ATGTCGAACCCACTCGATAACCACGCCAGTGCCGAGATCGCCGCGCGCGTCGAGCGACGCTGGGCGATCTTCATGGTGCTGCTCGTCCTCGTGCTCGTGGCGATGGTCGTGTTCACGGGCCTGCATTGGGCCATGATGCCGCCTTCGCGCGTTGAGACCGTGGACCCGGAAACGCTGCACGTGTCCGGCGAATTCGTCGAATCGAACCTCGGCAGCGCGGTGGAAACCGACGGGTCCGTGACCGTACGCGTGGTCGCCCAGCAGTACTCGTTCACGCCGCAATGCATCGTGGTGCCGGCGAATACGCCCATCACGTTTCGCGCGACCAGCGCCGACGTCATACACGGTTTCCTCATCACCGACACGAATCTCAACTCGATGGTCGAACCCGGTTACGTCTCCACGTTCCGCACCACGTTCGACAAGCCCGCCGATCACACCATGCCGTGCCACGAATACTGCGGCACGGGCCATCAGGGCATGTGGGCTCACGTGAAGGTCGTCGATCGCGATACGTTCATGCAGATGGCGTCACAGTCCGGCAATGCCGCGCGGAGGCTCAGCTGTGTTAAATAA